A window of Cohnella herbarum contains these coding sequences:
- a CDS encoding NAD(P)/FAD-dependent oxidoreductase — MSNVYDVIVVGAGPAGIFTCYELTRTSPRLKVLLVDKGHDIKHRHCPILENKIELCPPPAGKKEFAGCLPACSITAGFGGAGAYSDGKFNITTEFGGWLTDYVAPSQVLGLIRYVDEINLEHGATLNMTDPTTEAVKAIEHRGYAAGLKLLRAQVRHLGTEQNLEILKSIRAYLETRIDMRFKTEVADLLSVKENGAHRVCGITLKNGEEIRSDTVVVAPGRDGSGWLTEVLKRRRLAMVNNQVDVGVRVETSDVVMREINEHLYEGKFIYNTSVGTRVRTFCSNPSGHVVVENHSGVMAANGHAFKDPALGSSNTNFALLVSHKFTDPFDKPNEYAREICKRANDLSSGGVIVQKFGDILRGRRSTSGRIKEGFIEPTLHEAVPGDLGLVLPYNTMKSLIEMVEALDKVTPGIASEHTLFYGVEAKFYSARPKLSATLETEIAGLYCGGDGAGVTRGLAQAGAAGVWIARAVSERKNK, encoded by the coding sequence ATGAGCAATGTTTATGATGTTATCGTGGTTGGCGCGGGTCCTGCCGGTATTTTCACATGTTACGAATTGACGAGAACCTCTCCCCGCCTGAAGGTGTTATTAGTGGACAAAGGGCACGACATTAAGCATCGCCATTGTCCGATACTGGAAAATAAAATCGAGCTATGCCCGCCTCCCGCCGGAAAAAAAGAATTCGCGGGCTGCTTGCCCGCCTGCTCGATTACGGCAGGCTTCGGCGGCGCCGGCGCGTATAGCGACGGTAAATTCAACATTACGACGGAGTTCGGCGGTTGGCTGACGGATTACGTGGCCCCATCGCAAGTGCTGGGTTTGATCCGTTACGTAGACGAGATTAACTTGGAGCACGGAGCAACGTTAAATATGACTGATCCGACAACGGAAGCGGTTAAGGCGATCGAGCATAGAGGTTACGCGGCCGGTCTGAAGCTGCTAAGGGCGCAAGTCAGGCATCTCGGGACGGAACAGAATTTGGAAATTCTGAAGTCGATCCGCGCTTACTTGGAAACGCGAATCGATATGCGCTTCAAGACGGAAGTCGCCGATCTGTTGTCCGTTAAAGAGAACGGCGCCCATCGGGTGTGCGGGATTACGCTTAAGAACGGAGAGGAGATCAGGTCGGACACGGTCGTGGTCGCGCCTGGACGGGACGGTTCGGGCTGGTTGACCGAAGTATTGAAGAGACGCAGGTTGGCAATGGTCAACAATCAGGTCGACGTAGGCGTACGGGTGGAAACTTCGGACGTCGTCATGAGGGAAATCAACGAGCATCTATACGAAGGGAAGTTTATCTATAACACGTCCGTCGGTACCCGTGTGAGAACGTTCTGCAGCAACCCGTCGGGACACGTCGTCGTCGAGAACCACAGCGGGGTGATGGCGGCTAACGGGCATGCGTTCAAGGATCCGGCGCTTGGCTCCAGCAATACGAACTTTGCTTTGCTCGTCTCTCATAAGTTTACCGATCCGTTCGATAAGCCGAACGAGTATGCGCGCGAAATTTGCAAGCGAGCGAACGATCTCTCGAGCGGCGGCGTCATCGTGCAGAAGTTCGGGGATATTCTGAGAGGCCGCCGTTCGACGTCCGGCCGCATTAAGGAAGGCTTCATCGAACCGACCTTGCATGAAGCGGTACCGGGCGATCTGGGGCTAGTGCTTCCTTACAACACGATGAAAAGCTTGATCGAGATGGTGGAGGCGCTCGACAAGGTTACTCCGGGAATCGCTTCCGAGCACACGTTGTTCTATGGCGTAGAAGCGAAGTTTTACTCCGCCCGACCGAAGCTGAGCGCAACGTTGGAAACGGAAATTGCCGGTCTGTATTGCGGCGGCGACGGAGCGGG